CCTTTCACAGAGATATAGGTATgtaactaaataaaattaaggaaaaattgagtttttacatatatatcatgTTTTACAGGAAAGAGAAGACAGTAGTCGGGTCAACTGGCGGTTCTCCCTCGCAGTGGCCACTTTATGATAAAATGAGAGCCGTACTGTTGCCGTACGTCAGCTACAACGCCGAGAGCTTAGCGGAGGAAAGATTTCAAAGTAAGAAACATTTGTTGTGtaattcaatatattatttatatttacatacatatatacatttttaaaaaggttCTACTAACTCCGAACCATTCCAAATTTCGGTGGAAACGGCTGCGTCTTCTACATTTGTTGCTGCATCTCCATTGTTATCACCGGTTTGCCTACCATCGCCCTCAGCGATGCCGATGTCGCCAAGCGATACTTCTTCGCTACCAGTACCGCCTCCAGAGCTGAGTGATGCTATTAATAAAAGAAGGAATTATTTTCAGAGcataatattaaacaaaatctgAACAAATTGAAAAACAGCTCGAGAAAGCAAGTCAGCAATCCATTGAAACCAGCAAAGAAATTAAGGACTTGacaaaaaaaatggttgaaaacgACAATAAAAAAACCGAAATGATGGAACAATATATAAATCATTCTAAAGAAACAAATGAACGATTActtcaatttctaaataaataaaaaaaaactaatgaaTATTAGTATTTTCTGTTTAATAATATATGTTTAACGTTGATATgtattagtttttataattgaattttgtttggtGTGTACAACTTTATCTTtgatttaatgtatatgtaattgTGTACAATGTAGATATTGTGATACAATATGCACATGTACTTaccaaaatatgtacaaagtgctgTCCGAGTCATTTCTCCATTAATTGGGTTGTCAGATGCATATGAAATATCACACGGATTCTGGCGTCTAGTCTCCAACTCTTCCAAAGCGCGTAACCATTTAGCGTTAAGCGTGTCGTtgttatcatttaaaaaattgtgaaggaCGCAACATGCTTTTATTATTGAGTTGGCATTCCGTACAGAGTTGTAAATTCCTTTTCCGATGCGTCGAAAGCGGGCCTTGAGGTGTCCAAAAGCATTTTCGACAACTCTACGTGTTTTCGAAAGAGCGTAGTTGAATACCATCTCaccattattttgatttacGCTAAATGGATACGGTTTATATTATATTGCTGTATGTCTGGCTCTGTGTTGGGTTTGAAGTTGATCTGGATGTGTTTCCAAggatggaaaaaatattgtctCTATGTTGAGTTTAAAGTTGATTAGGATATGCAGTTGGTTTCTGATGAGTTGTTAATATGggtatatctttatatttcgGTTGTTGTCTGAAATTATCATCGATAAGATTTATCTTTTTTACCCTTTTCTTCACCccctttttgtattattttcgaaaaatttgtatgttttaaaggattcgtacttcaatcttatgaagttcaaatgtcactctcactaaactttttcgcaaaaattatattgtatgctTAGAAGAttcgttcttcaatcttatgaagttcaaatgtcacttTCACTGAACGTTTTcgcagaaatattttgtatgttttaaaggattcgttcttcaatcttatgaagttcaaatgtcactttcactaaacgttttcgcaaaaatattttgtatgttttaaagggttcgttgttctttttttttttctacccgttacgaatatagaaatattcaatatcCTTTCTTATGtaacttgattttaaatttttacacacaagGATACACGGgtatcctaccgactgcgccacttttttcaccgaagtgatgaacaacgacaaattaaacaactgagttgaaggtttaatcgataatcagccttccgttttattttgtgctttcttaaatactaatattttgctttcttgcaataacttaaaaataaatgcttgcgtaaaaattcttaggaaatgtgtcttgtgcattttgcaaagtaatacagttaataaagttattatacattttgttaactgttgcattttcgttagcggaaatgcacttgaatgaacaataaatacaaattattaaaattcttcggagttgttgactgttgcattttcgttagtggAATTAGTGGtacattttattaactgttgcattttcgttagcgaaaatgcacttggacaaacaattctttggaaaactcaattaataaatattcgtattctttgaaaatagtattctttataacaGCAAATCTCAATCATTTTTGTGCCCGCATTgcagtgttgtttttgtattatttatagaACTTGTGTTTTTCAGTTAATATGGCTGGAGAACAAGATTTATTTTAGGAAAGCGAAATTGACTTCTCTGCTGACGACGATATAGCCGATCCCACATTCACGATCCCAAAAGCCGAAAAAAGGAAAGGGAGTTTACTTTATGAGGTTGCAATTAAGGAGCGGCGTTTGGATTCCAACTggtcttcaaaaataatttttaaggctGATTTCTAtgtcaaaaaacaacaaacacttgGAGTTAgtcattgtgtttgttgttgaagTATTTGTGTTCAATTTTGTGTATCTCGATTCTGCTATTATGTATATGGTTGATAGCTACCGTGTAGTCAAGTTATTGTTTTGTCGTTGGTTTTCCCATagtgatatgtacatatgtatgttcattcacatgctattttgaaaatatactcgtataaaaaataaataactatttttaCAGCTTTCATCAGATGATAAGGAGGCAACTATTGCAAAATGCGTTGAGTGCGGACGTAATATTAGAGGCTACGCAGGGGTTTCTTCCAACTTTGTCacgcatttaaaattaaaacatgctgacgcttacaaaaaatataaaaatatgaaattaggTAATTTTGGTTCACTGCAAGAATGTGTCAATGGCAAAATTTTACATTGGATTGTGGATGCTGCTATGCCTGTTTCTGTCGTTTTCTGATTAGTTGTTTGCTAAATAGAAAAGCCGAATccccaataatgaatactggcACATTTACGCCTGAAATTTCTCTAGACATTTCACTTAGTAAAGGACAACTAtccatttcttttttaagtGATGACGTCTCATAAATTTGAGAGTCATTACATCGCCCGGGACTTCCTACGTTTATGTAAGTAAAACGGTATCTGAAAAtacattgtaaacattacttatgtatgtacttatatgtatattgagtttTTAGACTTTACTTAGCATCAACTAATGCCATTAAAACGGTGGAATACCAtcctttataattataataatccACAGCTTCGTCAGATGATGGATGAATCTCAATGCGGCATCCGTCTGCAAACAATTATTAGAACATTAGcgcaaatttaagattttataaccaatatttacCAATTGTTCCTAAACATTGTGGGAATCCAATTACCTCGAAACCAGTCACCAATTCGGTTATATTTTCTCTGTTTAGAGGCAACATTTTAAAACAGTATGGTTGCAGTAATCTCCAGATTTCGGTGCAAAATTCCAGTAAAATTTCGCAAACGGTAGATTTTCCTACACCGAACATGTTGGCGATACTCTGCAGATGACCCTAAAGCAAATAATGTTATAACCACTCTTTTCCCAATAGTAATAGCTTTTCGGTAATTTGTATCCATTTTTTGTAACGGGCGGAGGATGTCAcataatttatcaaaagaaCTTCGGTTCATGCGAAagttctctttaaaaaaaagcagaTCCGTTTCGTTGGCAATCGTGTTCCCAAAACTTTTGCATCAGTAGGAACATATACACACTTTTGTCCAACATGAATTAATCGGCATCCCAAGGTCCTTTATTAAATCTAATACGATTAAATGTTATTTCTTTAACTCGGCTATCTTTTTTGCCAAGGCTTGGTGCTGAGTAGTAAGACTTTTCTAATAGTTCTCTTGAAGAATTGTCGTTGAGCAGGGTATTTATTTGGCTTCTCAAAGCCAATGCTTTCGCAATTAATATCTTTTTCTCAGAATTCTAAAAAATACGATCTTTAGTaataattataagcaaatattagGGATTTCAAAACTTACCATTCTCTTTGCTCAAATGTaatcaaagaaataaatttgtgagttgtcagtgaaaactcatcgaaaacacaaattgtcggtccgaacgacttacattctacaacatacaaatgtgtttttaaaatgttttcaatgtcggtccgaacatagtattacatttcaaatctgttagcgactatcttcttgctttatttctgatagcaaaactgataaaattggtttccgtgtcACCCAAAaacgatacaaattctgtttcgaatatcaaacaaataatatctgaattcatgacacctactattttttttgatcggtttcattTCTGATTCCTgaaactatcagattccacaacacccttgtatatacatatatattaataaatataaaaatttttacaacacatacatatgtgcatatatttccAGGTTTTGTATTCcaatacacaaatatacatgcaaaattattttgtcttcttatatacaatatgttgcttaagcctagatacaaacattaatcttacattctaagaATCTCTCATTCCATTTAAGATATACCATATGTTATACAAGTACGTTGAAAGGTTAATCTTACAATCTACATGGGCAGTGCCACTGGTGCAATTGGACAATGGcaatttttctaacttttttcattttcccactgaccgtaggagttcttataatatttgaatgTGTTGTAGCTTTAGGGAGAGTTTAGGGTTTTAaggtacaaaaaaatacttcttttgcgaatttatttcttaaatatggattgcGTAATATTATTCGGCCCAGTTTGTATATTATTGACCACAGTGAAATTTCTAACtgacatttttgaaaatctcaAAATCATACCATCCACTtctaaagaattattttttcattatacatatagaatatttaatataaatataaaatttacctTGTCTTTCGTCctgtttaataataaatttaatagttaTTTACAACTAACTTGTTGTGGATGTTGTCGTTGAAGTTGAAGCTGTTTCTATGGTCTCTGCTGTTGCTCTGCCGTTGGTTCACTGTTACTTTTTTCCCAAAGTAATCCTCCAGTTTCATATGATATGGTCACCATTGTATGTTTGTACGCAAATTACTAaagaattttgcattttgcctTGTTTATCTTATCTGTTGGTTTGCGTTTTCTCGGtggcttattgttgttgttcgtttttGTGTAGGGTTGTtcttatttgtattaattttaacaaattatttaaacctTATTTTACTCGTTGATTTTACACTATATTGACAAACGGTATGTGATAGACGGTGTGCCctgttttcaattttatttcagttaTGGTTTTTGTAGTagatttcttaaatatttaacattaattttatttatatcagtTATAAACTACgttaataaatttatagtttttttcttattggcatttttttttttgttttttgcctagtatacttgtacatataagTGGTGCGTTATATTGACatgaaaatacactacaatttttaaatattttttgtttttgtcttaaccctggtcgaggccaacggtctgatacacttagtcgagaccaatggtgcttggctagaccaaATGGTGTTTACATGTATTTGTTTGGAAATaggtgttgtatttacgctcatatatgtacaatatagatacatttttgaaatttcttacctctcgatttgggtgaaatcaaattgactgccttgttcacgcttggcgtggcaatagcattcacaaaaaatgtaacattttgagaaaaattaaattttttcttaaccttttaaatcgctctagcggctaaagtatttgacctaggtgggtcaaataaattgccggttaggtaatttaaagagctttcaggaaatgtacaATTCGCCCCCCCAGCGCAAGGCCCCaacgggggcgtggcaataggcgaaaatgggttttcaccatgtcccccctCGCTAAAGGGGGGGGCTCAAAACCGTTTTGCGAGTTTAGTTCACCCCTgtggctttcaggaaagccctcaacctaccaggggcgtggcaatagcgttcacaaaaaatgtaaagttcccccctggggctttcaggaaagccctcaacctaccaggggcgtggcaaaagcgttcacaaaaaatgtgacattttgagaaaaattacattttcttttatggggccgggggggatcaaaaccgttttgcgagttagttcacccctggggctttcaggaaagccctcacctcaccaggggcgtggcaatagcgttcacaaaaaatttaaaatttttaggaaaattacatttttcttaacctttaaaacgctctagcggctaaagtatttgacctagataaacatacaaaccaatttggacatgtaacgaacatgaaaacagataaatcaaccaaagttcatatattttcatacaaaatatatggggtctagccaagcaccattgatGCACAAAGGTGTAATGTTATAATagccttttttcgtccttttcgatacgatatccttgaattttttttctgaattctatagacaataaaattctaggaagctatctggaagcgcaagtcgtttgctacactctaaatatatttaaataacatttaaaaacaaaatatgtctggccagacccgagggtctcgatgagggttaaggGAGGAATACTCGATTGTCGCAATGCACCAATTATTGGTCTATTTTATAAGTCAATCGTGTAGTTTGACAATTTATTGGCCAATACGGCAACCCGCTACAATATTGTGCTCATTTGTCCCAATCAAATGCAACCATGGTGCGGCAGTCATGAAATCACTTAATGTCAAAAATGcgtaaattttgattattttctagAGCACCAATCAAAGAGACAATACGTGCcaataaaagtttgtttttttgaaaggAAAAGATAAGTTCTTGTGTTTTTCTTCGTAAGTAAAatgatatgaatataatttcttGTAAGTATTAAAAAGAAAAGCTGCCAGCAAATTGCAATTTGCATCGGAAGCTGAAGGAGACGATTAAATATTACTATTCATTCTTTTTGTTACGACtgaattgttgttttttgttatatatatatataatatatacttgtatacatatatatatagtatgtttataCTGCCAGTATAATACACCAGTTGCTGACATAAAATATTGCTCAAGTTCTTCACGAATGGATTTTGTTTCATTACTTACATAagagcttttttattttctttctcatCAGTTGCATATCCCAGAAATATAAACCATCATATCTGCTATTAATTGCATTCATTAATGTGTCATAAGCTTACCCTTTTTGGGGACTCAGAAGGAGTTTAATTTGAACGGCTAATCTAAAACTTAGTGATCATATTCATATTTGACTAATTAACTACCGTATATGAGGTAACATAAGTATATCTTCGATGAAGAGTAAAGCCCCATTATGTATGTATCACTTCATTCATTCATAATttgatgtaaaatgtcttctgACATATTATCCTTATATTTGTGCCACAAGATAGATGGGTTCTATGGATAGCATGTTGAAATAATGATAGAAAATAATGTTTGTATCTGACTCGGAGATGAAGAGAAAACAGGTTCAACGATTGTTGAATCCCACCTTTAATAATGTATCGTTTTCCAGCAAATTGAGTTCTTCACATACCGCACGAGTTGTTTATGATCAACAACCGCAAATAGAAGCATTTAACATTCTTTGGATGCACTGTATACATATGACTAAGGGCATTAATAGAACACAAATCTGGATAACC
Above is a genomic segment from Bactrocera neohumeralis isolate Rockhampton unplaced genomic scaffold, APGP_CSIRO_Bneo_wtdbg2-racon-allhic-juicebox.fasta_v2 cluster09, whole genome shotgun sequence containing:
- the LOC126764655 gene encoding uncharacterized protein LOC126764655; amino-acid sequence: MAMELQQQGVHFTASEIKSKIHNLSQRYRKEKTVVGSTGGSPSQWPLYDKMRAVLLPYVSYNAESLAEERFQSSTNSEPFQISVETAASSTFVAASPLLSPVCLPSPSAMPMSPSDTSSLPVPPPELSDAINKRRNYFQSIILNKI